The following proteins are encoded in a genomic region of Triticum dicoccoides isolate Atlit2015 ecotype Zavitan chromosome 1B, WEW_v2.0, whole genome shotgun sequence:
- the LOC119311782 gene encoding gibberellin 2-beta-dioxygenase 3-like, with amino-acid sequence MVAITVPISVDAIPLVKCAHAAAATVPSVDLSAPGAAAAVADACRGVGFFRATNHGVPATLTDTLEARAAAFFALPHKDKMEASARPLGYGSKSIGCNGDVGWLEYILLSVGSGSVAAASLPPSLRAALEEYTDAVREVGARVLELMADGLGIAVDHRGVLRRMVASDEADEMVRVNHYPPCPCPLAAGQRGVMGFGEHTDPQIISVLRSNRTGGLQIMLPDGRWVPVAPDPDSLFVTVGDSLQVLTNGRFQSVKHRVVAPAEGQQSRLAPVKTEPGLAPVKTEPGLAPVNAEFDDDDAAL; translated from the exons ATGGTGGCCATCACGGTGCCCATCTCGGTGGACGCGATCCCTCTGGTGAAATGCGCACATGCAGCGGCCGCGACGGTGCCGAGTGTCGACCTGTCggcgccgggcgcggcggcggccgtCGCGGACGCGTGCCGCGGCGTGGGCTTCTTCAGGGCGACCAACCACGGCGTGCCGGCCACCCTCACGGACACTCTGGAGGCCCGCGCCGCGGCCTTCTTCGCGCTGCCGCACAAGGACAAGATGGAGGCGTCGGCGCGGCCCTTGGGCTACGGCAGCAAGAGCATCGGCTGCAACGGCGACGTGGGCTGGCTCGAGTACATCCTGCTCTCCGTCGGGTCCGGCTCGGTCGCGGCGGCCTCCCTGCCGCCGTCGCTCCGGGCGGCGCTCGAGGAGTACACGGACGCGGTGCGGGAGGTGGGCGCGCGGGTGCTGGAGCTCATGGCGGATGGGCTCGGCATCGCGGTGGACCACCGCGGCGTGCTGCGGCGGATGGTAGCGTCGGACGAAGCCGACGAGATGGTGCGCGTGAACCACTACCCGCCGTGCCCCTGCCCCCTAGCAGCAGGGCAGCGCGGCGTGATGGGGTTCGGGGAGCACACGGACCCGCAGATCATCTCCGTGCTCCGGTCCAACCGCACCGGGGGCCTCCAGATCATGCTGCCGGACGGCCGCTGGGTCCCCGTGGCCCCCGACCCCGATTCCCTCTTCGTCACTGTCGGGGACTCCCTCCAG GTGCTAACGAACGGGCGGTTCCAGAGCGTGAAGCACCGGGTGGTGGCGCCGGCGGAGGGGCAGCAGTCGCGGctagcgccggtgaagacggagccagggctggcgcccgtgaagacggagccggggctggcgccggtgaacgcggagttcgacgacgacgacgcggccctc